The genomic DNA CGTTGGTAAATGTGCGTGTTATAGAGAATGCGAAGAAACTCTTTGAGGTCGTAATCGAGTCGCTTCATCTCCGACACCAACAGGTCCATCAGCTTGGGAATCGATGGCGAGGTGTCTTCGGTGATGTCATCGACCGGATCGATCAAGCCGACGCCGATCACCCGCTGCCACATCCGATTCGCAATCGTCAACGCAAATCGAGGGTTATCGTTGGCGGTCAACCAAGCGGCGAAGGCTTCCCGTCGCGAACTGCTTCCGTCCAGCCGCGGCATCGAACCGAAGATCACGTTGGGTTCGACCAACTGCTTCGGCTTCGCATCGTCGTAGGCGTAATCGTGTGGGAAACGCAGCTTGGCCTCCGTCTCGATCACCTCCTTGCGATTCAAATTCACCAACCGATTGACTTGGCCAATCAATCGGCGATCGGAACTCTGCGTCGCCTGTTTTTGAGCCATCGTCAATTCGCGATCGTATTTTCGCGTGCGAACTCCCCCTTCAAAGGCCGCCAATTCGTAGAACTCTCGTTGCGTCCAACGGTCGAACGGATGATCGTGACACTGGGCGCAACCGATACGCGTTCCCAAGAAGATGCGTACGGTGTTGTTCAGATTGTCCAACGGCATCCCGTCGTCCCGCAACTTGTAACCAGCCGCCGGATTCTCCCAGACCTTCCCCTCGGCGGTCAGCATCTCCCGGACCATGACGTTCCAGTGCGTGTTGTCTCGCAAAGACTTCTTGATCCAGTCACCGTAGGGACGCAGGTAGTTGTTGCCATCGGGTTTGTCGACGATCCGCAGGACGTCAGCCCAGTAGTTGTAATGATGGCTGGCATAGCCGGGTGAGTTCAGCAGTTCGTCGATCAACGCCGACCGCTTGTCGGGTGCCGTCGATTTCAAAAACGCCTCGGCCTGTTCCAGCGTAGGAATCGTGCCAGTGATGTCCAAATAGATCCGCCTTAGAAAGACCTCATCCGAGACCGGCGGATTTGCTCTGGCTCCCTTAGAACGTAGATGTTCGACAACGATCTGATCGATCTGCAAGGCAACGGTTTTCATCCGATGCTTCCGCGCCGGATCGACAGGAGTCACTGTCACCTCGGTCCGCGGAGCCTTATCGATCGGCAACACGATCTTTGGCGGCTTGGCTTTCTCCGCGGCGGCTTTCTTGCGAGCTGCATTGAGCGCTTTGGCGCGCTGTTTGGCAGTCTGAGCGTTCAAAACCGCCGGTTGCACAAAAAGCAGAGCGAGCAGAAAAACCGAGAGCAACGAGAAACAGCAGCGTGTGCGATTCATATCGGGTTTCACCATGGCGTCAGAGGAGCGGCTGCCGGAGGAGAGGAGAGCGCTGTGATTCGCTAATCCGTTTGATACAGCCCAGGGGCCCAGTATATAGCCTGGCAAGAGGGGGATGGCGAATTGGGAAAAAATTTGTCGCAATCCGCGACGTCGGCAAAGACATACAGCCGTCATATTCAATACCCACTCCTCGGGATTGAGCCTCCGGTTGCTTCAAACATTCAAGGTGGCATGTATAATCAAATTCCATCTGTCTCCGATTTGACACGCCCTTATAACGCACGGATCGGATTCGCGTCCGCCGCCCAATCCACCCCAAGACACAGCATTAGGCGGACTTTCTTCCCAACGCCCAACAACGACATAAAGGCTACGTATATGAAGTTATTCTCCGCGTGGAACCATCGGTTCCCATGGCTCGCGGCACCCGCACTGCTGGTTGCCAGCATCTGCTCGGGGGCCTCTGGTGACGAGCCGACATTGGTCTTCGATGCCGTCGGCAAGCAGGTCGGCGAGATCGTTTTGGTCGCTGGGGACGAAGAGTATCGCAGCGAAGAATCGATGCCGATGTTGGGGAAGATCTTGAGCCAAAAGCATGGCTTCAAGTGCACAGTCGTCTTCTCGTTGTCCGACGACGGCAGCTACATCGATCCCAATAATTCGACTGGCCTGACCGGTCTGGCGGCACTCGATACCGCCGATCTGATGATCATCGGCACTCGTTTCCGAGCGCCGCGTCCGGAAGAAGCCGCTCATCTGACCAAGTTCATGAACGCCGGCAAGCCAGTCATCGGCATCCGCACCGCCACGCATGCCTTCAACGGCAAGGGGAGCTTCGGCGACAAGATCAGCTTTGCCGAATGGGGACGCAAGATCCTTGGCGAACAATGGGTCAGCCACCACGGCAAACACAAGTCGGAAGGTGCCCGAGGCGTGATCGAAAAGTCGTCCGCCGATCACCCGATCTTGAATTCGGTCGAAGAGATCTTTGCTCCCAGCGATGTCTATGGAGTCATTCACCTGACCGACGCCGACCAAATTCTGATGCGTGGCGCCGTGACCGAATCGCTCGATCCCAAATCGCCTAATGTCGACGGAGAGAAGAACGATCCAATGCAACCGTTTGCCTGGTTGCACACCTACGAAGCTCCCAACGGAACGCAGGGCAAATCGTTTTGCACCACCGCCGGCGCAGCGGTCGATCTGGTCGATGAAGATCTCCGCCGGATGCTTGTCAACGCAGCTTATTTCCTGACCGGAAACGAAGTGCCCAAACAAGCCGACGTCGCTTACGTCGATCCTTTTTATCCAAGCTTCTTCGGGTTCATTCGCGAGAAGGATTATTGGAAAAACGCCGACCTGCAGCCGAGCGATTTTGGGCTCGGCAAATCGCCAGCGATGCCCGATCCCAAGGGAAGTCCCGCTTGGGATTTCCGGCCGACCAACCCCGTCGCCGCTGCGGCTGACAATGCCGGATCGCTCCCACTGAAGAAGCGTCAACGGATCGCAGTCGTCGGCAACGCGCTGGCCGAAGGGATGAACCAATACGGCAATTTCGAGACGCTGCTGCAAACGCGGTTTCCCGAAAAGGAACTCATCTTCCGCAACTTCGGTTGGCCCGCCGATGAAGTCGCCAATCAACAGCGTCCCGGCAGCTACACGACCATCGACGACCCGATGGTTGTTTTTGCCCCTGACATGTTTCTCTGCTTCTTCGGATTCAACGAGTCTTTCCAAGGCCGCGAACCTGCCGCGATCGAGCGTTTTATGGCCGATTACCGCAAGTACATCGAAACGATGAAGGCGAAGTTTGCCAAAGATGGCAAGCAACCGACGTTTGTATTGGTCAGCCCGGTTGGCTTCGAAGCGACCGGAAATCCATTGCAGCCCGATGGTGTCGAAGAGAACAAGAATCTTGCGGCTTATACCGCCGCGATCGCCAAAATGGCTGCCGCCGACGGACACAGCTTCGTCGATCTGCACACCAAAACGAGCGAAGAATTTGCCAAGACGCCTGGCAATCAATTCACGATCAACGGCGTGCACCTGAACGAACAAGGCGATCGCTTGATGGGCGAATTGCTCGACGAGAGCCTGTTCGATGGCGAGCACCCGTTGGGCGTCGACGCCAGCAAGTTCCAAGAGGTTCGCAAATGGGTGAACGACAAATCGTGGTACCACTTGCAAGATTATCGGATGCTCAACGGTTGGTACGTCTATGGCGGGCGCCGCACCTGGGATACCGAAACCTTCCCGACCGAATATCGCAAGATCCGCAACATCGTTGCAGTCCGCGACCAATACGTCTGGGACCTGGCCGCCGGGCGACCGGTTGCCGATCAGCCCGATGATTCGAACACCGGCGAAGTCTATACGCCTGAAACGATGTTCGGCACGCGAGACGAAAACTTCCGCAAGATGCGTGAACCCGAGGAGATCAAATACCCATCGCCCGAAGAATCGATCGAGATGATGACGGTTCCCGAAGGGTTTAAGGTCGAACTGTTCGCCTCCGAACGCGAGTTCCCCGAACTGGCCAACCCGAATCAGATCGCCTTCGATAGCCGCGGACGACTGTGGGTCTCCTGCATGGCCAATTATCCCCAGTGGCAGCCCGGTTCGGCGAAGCCCAGCGATCGCTTGCTGATCTTCGAGGATACCGATGGCGATGGTAAAGCGGATAAGTGCACGCCGTTCTACGACAAACTTATCTGCCCAACCGGCTTCGAATTCTGGAACGGTGGCGTGTTGGTCGTCGACGAACCACGGATTTTGTTCCTCAAGGATACCGATGGCGACGACCGCGCCGACGAAGTCACGCCGCTCATCGATGGCATCGCGACCGACGACACGCACCATACGATGGGCGCGTGGGAGTTCTCTCACGGCGGCTTGTTGCACATGCTCGAAGGCGTCGCGCTATCGACGACGCTCGAAACCCCATGGGGCCCGTTCCGCAACAAGGGAACCAGCGGTGGTTACATCTTCGACCTGCATTCGCTGAAGTTCAGCCACTACCGCACGCCTGGTTACGGCAACCCATGGTGTCTCGTCTTTGACGAATGGGGCAACGGGATCGTCGGCGACGGTACCAACGCTAAACAACACTGGGTGAGTCCACTTTCCGGATTGGAAGTCAACACGCGCCGGACGATGAATCCGGTCTTCGACAACCAAGGGATGCGTCCCGCGGTCGGCAACGAATTCCTGTGGTCGCGTCAATTCCCCGACGACGTTCAAGGCCAGTTCATCTATGCCTGTGTGATCAACATGCACGGCATGCCTCGTTTTAACGTTCGCGACGAAGCGGATGGAGCCGGTTTCGAAGGAGAACGCGTCGAAGACCTGCTGTCGTCGACCGACATGGTCTTCCGACCTGTCGATCCGAAGATTGGCCCCGACGGAGCGTTGTGGTTTGGCGACTGGTGCAACGCACTGATCGGTCACATGCAATATTCGCAGCGCGACCCGAATCGCGATCACCAACACGGCCGCATCTTCCGCTTGGTTTATGAGAACAAACCGCTGTTGGAACCGATCACGCAAGCTGGCAAATCGATCGACGAATTGCTGGAACAACTGAAGACCTACGAATTGCGAACTCGCTATCGGGTCCGTCGCGAAATTCGCGATCACGAGAAGGAAGAGGTCTACGCCGCGATCGACAAGTGGATCGATGGCGTCGACGATCCCAAACAGTTGTGCGAAGCGATGTGGATCCAAGAGAGCTTCCGCGACGTCGATACCGATCTGTTGGACAAGATCCTGGCAACCGATGAATATCGCGCTCGCGCCGCGGCGATCCACACGATCACCAACGAGATGGAGCGGATTCCGAACGCGAAGGACTATCTAGCCAAGGGCGTTACCGATCCGAACCCGCGTGTTCGTTTGGAAGCCGTCCGCGGGTTGAGCTTCCTGGGAAGCGTTGAAGCGACCGAATTGGCACTGAAGGCTGTCGACCAGCCGATGGACTATTGGCTCGATTACACTCTGGAACATACGCTGCACGCGTTGGAACCTGCATGGAAGTCGGGCGAGGGGACCGAAGGCTTTTTGGCAAACAGCTCCGAAGCCGCAGCCAAGCACTTCGATCGCTTCCGTAAACTCAACGGTCCCGGCGGCGCGGCGGTGCTGCCGTTGGAAGTTGCCGACGACGTCGACGCTTCGGAAAAGGACCGCAAGAACGCGATCCGCCAACTGGCGAAGCTGAAAGGCGGCCATGCCGGCCGTGGCGTCGAGGTCTTCAAACGCGTCTGTTCGGCGTGTCACATGGTCGGCGATGTCGGCAAGAAATTTGGCCCCGACCTGAGCGACATCGGCCGCCGATTCGATCTGGAAAAGATCATCACTTCGATCATCATGCCCAACGAGGAGATCTCCAAGGGATACGAAACGGTGATGGTCCTGACGATCGACGGTGCAACGCACAACGGCTTCATCCTGAGCGAGGACGACGAGACGTTGTCGTTGGGAATCGCCAATGGCAAGCAGATCGACGTGTTGAAGGATGACATCGACATCCGCAAGCCGATGAAGGCGAGCTCGATGCCGGAAGGCTTAGTGAAAACGATCGCCCCTGTCGAATTCCTCGACCTGATCGCTTATTTGCAAAACCAAAAGGATGTTGCATTTTCGAAGAGCGATGATGGCTGGATCCGCAGCACCGATAAGAACCCGCCGCCCATGCGAACTCACGGTGAGTTCAAAGAGATCTCGCGCGACGCCGAAGTGAAATTGGGCGACGCGTTTGGCAACCGCGATTGGAACAACGATGTCCACCTATTCCTCAATCCGTTGAAGCGAGAGAAATGGGATTTCAGTTTCCATTCGCAGCACGATGCCGATAAACCGGCGCTAACGATTCGGTTGGCTAAGGAATCGGAAGTTCGCCACATCGAGTTGAAGAACCGCTTGGACAGTCAGTTCCACGAGCGAGCTGAAGGCTTGACGGTTTGGACCTCTACCGACGGCAAGGACTATCAAAAGGTCTGGGCCGCGGAGAAACCAGCCGGAACGTATTCGATCGATCTGCCCGCCGGCACGCGAGCAAAATACGTCCGCATCGGCCTCGATGGCAAAGGAACGTTCCACCTGTTCCAAGGCGTTATCTACGGCAAATAGGGCCGCATCCCGCAGTGATCGAAGATGGTTGCCGGAGGGCGCCGCGCAGCGGCGCACCTCCGGTACACGACGTACGCGCGCAATCGCTCCCGCAGGGAGCACAGATCGATATGCGCCCCCGTCGGGGGCGGCGTTCGATATCGCGAATCGGTTACCGGTGGTATTCGCTGCGCTCAAACCACCGGCTACCTTCTGGAGCCGCTTCGCGGCCGCGATCGATGCGCACCAAATCCCGCAGGGATTGCAGATGGTAGCCGGAGGTCGCCGCGCAGCGGCGCACCTCCGGAACCCGAGGCCCCCAACGCGAGATGATCCCGCAGGGATCGCAGATGGTAGTGGGGCGTGGAGACGTTAGATCCACGGAATTCGAAACTCTTGACGAGTTCCGCTACCAACGTTTCTCAACCGCCGGTCCTTCTCAACCGCCGATGCTGTCGAGGTCTTTCATGTAGACCGCGAGCGTCGTTTCAAACGTATTGGCGTCGATTTTGTAGTGCGGATCCGAATCGGTGTATTTGTTGCAGTGTTCAACCAACACGCGATAGAGGAAGCGGAACAGATGCCGTGGGACGCGCAACGATTGCATTGCGGCTAACAGACGTTCGTACGAGATGTTGTCGTCGAACAGGTTGCGTGGCTCAGGCGTTTGCCCCTCCGCCGCACACGCGATCAAACGCGACTGTGCGAGGTCGTAGAGCGCTTCGCCAGTCCAGTGAAAGCTCGGGATCAGGTTCTGTTTATCAAGCCGTGCCCGTTCGTGGAACTCCCGCGTTTCGCGTTCGACATCGCGATGCAATTCCTGCGGCAACAGCAGCTTCAGCCCAACACCCGAATGCTTCAACAGCTTGTTGTCCAACAGCGGCCAAACAAAGCGACGCATCAGTTCCGGCTTGCCACCCAACAGGTGCGGTTCGTCGACACGGTCGATCAGTACGATCACGCCGGAGAAGCCCAAACGAGCCAACACCGACTGAAATTTGCTGAGCATTTCATAACGGTCATCGGTGCGATCAAATCGCGGCAGCGGCTGACTGGCCAGTTCGCTATACGGAATCGAAAGCAGAGTCTTGTGCAGTGTATGGGTATCCCGCTTGCCAACTCGCATGTGCTTGCGGATCCCGCGAGCCATCCACCAACAACGCAGCCAGCGCAGCTTGTAATGTGCCGAACCGGCGAAACTGACCAACAGGAACACGACGGCAGACCAACCGAGACTGAGGCGTTCGGAATAGGCGAGCCAGCCCGACAGGACTAACGCGACAACCAGGCCAGCAATTGCCAACCAGAAATCCCAGCGGACAGACCAATTGCGATAGCCCAGCTTTTTCCGCAGCCCGTTCCACCGATCGGAAAAGGATTCGCCGGTCGATTGGTCGTAAGCCAGCGACAGCAACAGCAGATCGCGAGCTTGATGTCGCTCGAGTTTTCGCAGGTCCTCTTCGCGGACTTCCGTCGCCACCGAATCGTTGGCGTTGTTCTGATCCAACACGCGGTCGACAAGCCGCGTTACGCCCAAACAAAGGATCGCATCGATATGATCCCACAACCGCCAGGCGTCGAGAGTCTTTTCGGGCTTCTTGGCCAACCGCCGCGGCAACCGTTCCTGGAAATGGTCCAGGAAGGGATTGAAGTCGTCGTAGCGGATGACGTATGTGCGATTGTTCAGGTGCTGGCGATTGTAGCGATCCAGATGCCTATCGATCTGCAAACCGATCGCGGTCTTGCCCGCCCCCTTGGCTCCAAACACGATCGCCGTGCTCGGTTCCGATGGATCTCCATAGACCTTATCCCAGACAGGATGATAGGCGCTGGAGATGCAGAACTCTTTGAACACCGGATCGGTTTGGGCATCCTCTTCAGCGAAGGGATTGCGGCTGATACCGTGGTGCTCAAGAAAGGTATGGATGTTCATAGATTCGCCGATGTCGGACGTGTATATGCGAAGTTTCGATTGAATTGGTGAAGCATACTTTCGCCTCCACCATTTCGCCGAGGTAAGCCGCTGCGGATTGGAAGGTTTCAAAAGAGCGAGAATCGCCCAACCGGCACAACCGCTAAACCCCGCTCCAGCGTACCTACGAAAATCGCCCGACGGAATGCCCCCGCCGAGCGATGCGATTCTATAGACTGATTGGCCGCGCGACCGATTCGACAGTCGCGGTGGGCGCAAACGCGTGATAACGGCTCGCTACAACCACCGCGGCTAACCGTCGTCTCGCGACGACGCTGCTACTTAATGCCCTTCAACATCGCCTTAAAGGCAGCTTTTTGATCTTCGACGATCGCCTTGGGACCGGTCATTTTGATAAAGAACTTGCGGCCATCGTTGACGACGATCGCGCCAAGCATCTCGTAATCTTCACGCTTGACGGTTTTGCCAGGAGCGAACGGACCGCCGCCCATCGATTCTTTGAACGTTCCTTGCAGTTCGATCAGATGGACTTCGTTCCCCGCGACGTCCAGCTTCTCCTGTTTCGCCGATCCCTTCGCCGAACCGCCATCAGCAGCTGTGAACTGCCCGATCCAGCGATCGATGTTCGCCTTGATGTCTCCACCGGCAGCCATCATCGTCAAGCGAGCGGATCCTTCGACGCCTTCTTTGCTGATCGAATATTCTTTTTCCACGATCCGCGAACGAGGTTGAACCGACTTCCAAGCTTCGGGCGTTTCCATTTTGATCGCGCCACCAAAGGCTTCGACCTTCTCAGCGTATCCGTAGGAGCAAACCAAGGTTTGGCTGATTGTGAAAACTGCAAGGAAAGCAAAACGTCGCATGTTGAAAGACTCCGTAGGGGGCGGTGAGATGGTTTATTCGTACCCGAAGATTCTAGCCCGCGGGTTGGCAAAAAGCCAATCGGCACGAAATTCTGCTCCCGACCAAACTGCCGTTCAACATCGGGCAGCAGTTGCGTAGCGTTTTGCAAAGATGTCGACCTTCTCGCCAGCGATCGGCGATTGGCTAATTCGCCGCCGCCCAAGACACTTTTGCGGTATCAACCGACGCACGCAAACCTGCGGCACGATGGCGGCGATGCTAAAATCGGTCGCTACGAATGGCTGAGTGTAGGCGGCGGATCGGCATCCCCTGGCGCCGACCGATTCACATCCGGCTGTCGAAGCCTCGTCACTGCGTCACAACCATGGAGTGAATCAACGTCATGAACACACGCCGAACGTTTTTGTCCGCTCTCGCTGCCGGTTCCTTAGTCCCACTGCATCAAGCCGTCGGTCAAGCGACTCCCGCAGCGGTCGCCGGCCCGCGGAGCTCGCATCCGATCGCGCTGTCAACCTATTCGCTGTGGCGGTTCCGCAACGATGAACTGCGTGACTTTCACAAGTGCATCGACATCGCCGACGAGATGGGTTTCGACGGTGTCGAACTGCTGCTTTATCAACTCGAACAGAACGAGATGCTCAGTCATTCGAAGCTGATGAGCTACAAACGCCATGCGCTGCGTCTAGGTTTACCTTTGGTAGGTCTATCGACACATCAGGGCTGGGTTACGCCCGATCGCCAATTGCGAAAGGAGAATACCGATCGGACGATTGGCCAGATCGAGGTCGCGTACAAGTTGGGGATTCCGACGATGCGAGTCAACACAGGCCGATGGGGAACGTCGGGCAGTTTCGATGCGTTGATGAAAAACCGTGGCATCGAATCACCGCTGCCAGGATATACCGACGAAGACGCATTCCCTTGGGTGATCGAAGCGTTGGAGGCGTGCATCCCGACGGCGGAGAAGTGTGGCGTCGTATTGGCGTTAGAAAACCATTGGGGCTTGGGGCTGACGCCGGAAGGCATCTTGCGAATCGTCGACGCGGTCGATTCCCCTTGGTTGCAGATCACCACCGATACGGGGAACTTCCTCGAAGAGCCCTACGAGCGACTGGAGAAGATCGCGGATAAGACGGTTTTCGTTCAGGCGAAAACCTACTTCGGTGGCGGGCAATGGTATTCGCTGGATCTCGATTATCCGCGGATCGGACAGATTCTGCAGAAGCACAACTACCGCGGGTACATCTCGCTGGAGTTCGAGGGCATGGAGGATTATCGCACTGCAATTCCCAAGAGCCTTGAACTGATGCGAGCCGCGTTTCCACGCGTACCGGCATAACGCACTGCTGTGGGATCGATGCAAAATCGATCCCGCTTATTTGTCGAATTGCTGATGCGATCCGAGGCTTAATAAAGCGCCGACGCAAGTTTCCGGCGGTATTCGCCCGTCAACGGCGAATCATCGGGAAGCGTGCGGAAGATATCGATCATCAGCAGTCGAGCTTGGTCGCGATCGTCTCCATGCGTCGCTTCCACCACTTCCAAGGCGAGATCCAATGCAGCTTGAAAACTGCCCGCCGCTGCCTGCTTGCGAGCGACTTCGATCTTCAGAGGAGAGTTGCTTGGGTCGGCGGCCAGTTGCTTTTCCAGTTCCTGCAGATCGCCCGCGGGGACCGAGGCGGCGAGCGACAGTCGCGACTTCAGCTGTTCCGCTTCGGGTTCGAGAAACCCGCGTGCTTCCAGCTCTTCCAGAATCTGAGTTGCCGTGGCGACATCCCCAGCGGCTAGCGACGCCCGCCCACGACCGATCTTTGCGGGAAGGTTTTCTGGATCATCCTCGAGCATCTTATCGTAGGTGGCCAAGGCTGCTGCGGGATCGGTATCTTCGATCTGCATCGCGGTTCGAAACTCCGCTGCGGAAACCATCCGCCGAAAGAAGACGCGCAACACCTCTTCGCTGACCGCTCCTTGCAGACCATCGACGATCGTACCGTCGACGACACCGAAGAGTGCCGGAATTCCGGAGACTCCAAATTCGCTGGCGGCCTGCTGGCAGTCATCTGTATTTGCTTTGGCGACGATCACCGAGCCGGCAAACTCTTCGGCCAGCTTTTCCAAAAGCGGCGCGAGCGCTCGACACGGCTGGCACCAATCGGCCCAGAAATCGACGACCACCGGAACGGTCCGGCTCCGCTCTAATACATCGAGTTCGAACGTCGCGTCGGTTGTTTCAATCAATGTTGGATTATTCATTCCCCCATTCTGCCAAATTGAACCGCTGCTGGCCACAGCCGCTCGCGAGCCGGGCAGGGCGTCGGCATCGAGAGCTAAGCAAACACCCCCAGAAAAGCTATCGGATTGTGCCGACAGTGCCGATAAGCGAAGAGACGAGACGATCGACAAATTTGACAGAACTGTCATAACTGTTTGAATTGGAATGTCTGCGACACCCACATCCACACGCTAGCAAGATACCATGCCGCCTACCGCTCAACTTTGTTTGGTCCTTCACAACCATCAACCGATCGGAAACTTCGACGGTGTATTCGAGCAGGCCTATCAAGACAGCTACCTGCCATTCTTGGATGTCTTCGAGCCGTTCGACGCGTTGCGGATCTCGCTGCATACAAGCGGGCCGTTGATGCTGTGGTTGGCCGATCGACACCCCGAATATCTCCAACGAGTTCGTGCTCTCGTCCAGCAAGGCCGCGTTGAGATCATCGGCGGGCCGAT from Rosistilla oblonga includes the following:
- a CDS encoding tetratricopeptide repeat protein, translating into MNNPTLIETTDATFELDVLERSRTVPVVVDFWADWCQPCRALAPLLEKLAEEFAGSVIVAKANTDDCQQAASEFGVSGIPALFGVVDGTIVDGLQGAVSEEVLRVFFRRMVSAAEFRTAMQIEDTDPAAALATYDKMLEDDPENLPAKIGRGRASLAAGDVATATQILEELEARGFLEPEAEQLKSRLSLAASVPAGDLQELEKQLAADPSNSPLKIEVARKQAAAGSFQAALDLALEVVEATHGDDRDQARLLMIDIFRTLPDDSPLTGEYRRKLASALY
- a CDS encoding cytochrome d ubiquinol oxidase subunit II produces the protein MNIHTFLEHHGISRNPFAEEDAQTDPVFKEFCISSAYHPVWDKVYGDPSEPSTAIVFGAKGAGKTAIGLQIDRHLDRYNRQHLNNRTYVIRYDDFNPFLDHFQERLPRRLAKKPEKTLDAWRLWDHIDAILCLGVTRLVDRVLDQNNANDSVATEVREEDLRKLERHQARDLLLLSLAYDQSTGESFSDRWNGLRKKLGYRNWSVRWDFWLAIAGLVVALVLSGWLAYSERLSLGWSAVVFLLVSFAGSAHYKLRWLRCWWMARGIRKHMRVGKRDTHTLHKTLLSIPYSELASQPLPRFDRTDDRYEMLSKFQSVLARLGFSGVIVLIDRVDEPHLLGGKPELMRRFVWPLLDNKLLKHSGVGLKLLLPQELHRDVERETREFHERARLDKQNLIPSFHWTGEALYDLAQSRLIACAAEGQTPEPRNLFDDNISYERLLAAMQSLRVPRHLFRFLYRVLVEHCNKYTDSDPHYKIDANTFETTLAVYMKDLDSIGG
- a CDS encoding PVC-type heme-binding CxxCH protein; this translates as MKLFSAWNHRFPWLAAPALLVASICSGASGDEPTLVFDAVGKQVGEIVLVAGDEEYRSEESMPMLGKILSQKHGFKCTVVFSLSDDGSYIDPNNSTGLTGLAALDTADLMIIGTRFRAPRPEEAAHLTKFMNAGKPVIGIRTATHAFNGKGSFGDKISFAEWGRKILGEQWVSHHGKHKSEGARGVIEKSSADHPILNSVEEIFAPSDVYGVIHLTDADQILMRGAVTESLDPKSPNVDGEKNDPMQPFAWLHTYEAPNGTQGKSFCTTAGAAVDLVDEDLRRMLVNAAYFLTGNEVPKQADVAYVDPFYPSFFGFIREKDYWKNADLQPSDFGLGKSPAMPDPKGSPAWDFRPTNPVAAAADNAGSLPLKKRQRIAVVGNALAEGMNQYGNFETLLQTRFPEKELIFRNFGWPADEVANQQRPGSYTTIDDPMVVFAPDMFLCFFGFNESFQGREPAAIERFMADYRKYIETMKAKFAKDGKQPTFVLVSPVGFEATGNPLQPDGVEENKNLAAYTAAIAKMAAADGHSFVDLHTKTSEEFAKTPGNQFTINGVHLNEQGDRLMGELLDESLFDGEHPLGVDASKFQEVRKWVNDKSWYHLQDYRMLNGWYVYGGRRTWDTETFPTEYRKIRNIVAVRDQYVWDLAAGRPVADQPDDSNTGEVYTPETMFGTRDENFRKMREPEEIKYPSPEESIEMMTVPEGFKVELFASEREFPELANPNQIAFDSRGRLWVSCMANYPQWQPGSAKPSDRLLIFEDTDGDGKADKCTPFYDKLICPTGFEFWNGGVLVVDEPRILFLKDTDGDDRADEVTPLIDGIATDDTHHTMGAWEFSHGGLLHMLEGVALSTTLETPWGPFRNKGTSGGYIFDLHSLKFSHYRTPGYGNPWCLVFDEWGNGIVGDGTNAKQHWVSPLSGLEVNTRRTMNPVFDNQGMRPAVGNEFLWSRQFPDDVQGQFIYACVINMHGMPRFNVRDEADGAGFEGERVEDLLSSTDMVFRPVDPKIGPDGALWFGDWCNALIGHMQYSQRDPNRDHQHGRIFRLVYENKPLLEPITQAGKSIDELLEQLKTYELRTRYRVRREIRDHEKEEVYAAIDKWIDGVDDPKQLCEAMWIQESFRDVDTDLLDKILATDEYRARAAAIHTITNEMERIPNAKDYLAKGVTDPNPRVRLEAVRGLSFLGSVEATELALKAVDQPMDYWLDYTLEHTLHALEPAWKSGEGTEGFLANSSEAAAKHFDRFRKLNGPGGAAVLPLEVADDVDASEKDRKNAIRQLAKLKGGHAGRGVEVFKRVCSACHMVGDVGKKFGPDLSDIGRRFDLEKIITSIIMPNEEISKGYETVMVLTIDGATHNGFILSEDDETLSLGIANGKQIDVLKDDIDIRKPMKASSMPEGLVKTIAPVEFLDLIAYLQNQKDVAFSKSDDGWIRSTDKNPPPMRTHGEFKEISRDAEVKLGDAFGNRDWNNDVHLFLNPLKREKWDFSFHSQHDADKPALTIRLAKESEVRHIELKNRLDSQFHERAEGLTVWTSTDGKDYQKVWAAEKPAGTYSIDLPAGTRAKYVRIGLDGKGTFHLFQGVIYGK
- a CDS encoding DUF1549 and DUF1553 domain-containing protein, translating into MNRTRCCFSLLSVFLLALLFVQPAVLNAQTAKQRAKALNAARKKAAAEKAKPPKIVLPIDKAPRTEVTVTPVDPARKHRMKTVALQIDQIVVEHLRSKGARANPPVSDEVFLRRIYLDITGTIPTLEQAEAFLKSTAPDKRSALIDELLNSPGYASHHYNYWADVLRIVDKPDGNNYLRPYGDWIKKSLRDNTHWNVMVREMLTAEGKVWENPAAGYKLRDDGMPLDNLNNTVRIFLGTRIGCAQCHDHPFDRWTQREFYELAAFEGGVRTRKYDRELTMAQKQATQSSDRRLIGQVNRLVNLNRKEVIETEAKLRFPHDYAYDDAKPKQLVEPNVIFGSMPRLDGSSSRREAFAAWLTANDNPRFALTIANRMWQRVIGVGLIDPVDDITEDTSPSIPKLMDLLVSEMKRLDYDLKEFLRILYNTHIYQRQSTVIDPEDPTAEYLVTGPVMRRMSAEQVWDSMLTLTLENPDSLIRHNDESYCDAIALPPAVTAAQLVSTYPRMIEYSREERATDRMMEYKRIVLRRASELPQPVPADHFLRQFGQSDRNIIGNNSTEGTVPQLLTMFNGPVTHMMLEPGSLLVDKVTSRDSLNDRIETIFLSILSRYPTEDQSRLAKQIVVEYKIPGYGDIIWSLLNTREFVFIQ
- a CDS encoding sugar phosphate isomerase/epimerase family protein, whose amino-acid sequence is MNTRRTFLSALAAGSLVPLHQAVGQATPAAVAGPRSSHPIALSTYSLWRFRNDELRDFHKCIDIADEMGFDGVELLLYQLEQNEMLSHSKLMSYKRHALRLGLPLVGLSTHQGWVTPDRQLRKENTDRTIGQIEVAYKLGIPTMRVNTGRWGTSGSFDALMKNRGIESPLPGYTDEDAFPWVIEALEACIPTAEKCGVVLALENHWGLGLTPEGILRIVDAVDSPWLQITTDTGNFLEEPYERLEKIADKTVFVQAKTYFGGGQWYSLDLDYPRIGQILQKHNYRGYISLEFEGMEDYRTAIPKSLELMRAAFPRVPA